From Arcticibacter tournemirensis, one genomic window encodes:
- a CDS encoding lactate utilization protein B, whose product MKDHAALSEEFNIDEPRVNWHDETLWLIRQKRDKAVHGIPEWEWLRETASQVKNNVLSNLSAYLEQFEANALANGVFVHWAADANEHNEIIHSILRKHQVERMVKSKSMLTEECHLNDYLTENGIEVIDSDLGERIVQLGNEHPSHIVLPCIHKKKEEIGDLFHKYLGTAAGESDPQILTEAARQHLRETFLTRKVALTGVNFAVAETGEFVVCTNEGNADMGAHLADVHIASMGIEKIIPERKHLGVFLRLLTRSATGQPITTYSSHFKSPRQGQEMHIVLVDNGRSRQLGRENFRNSLKCIRCGSCMNTCPVYRRSGGHSYHSVISGPIGSILAPNLDMKEFADLPFASTLCGSCSNVCPVKIDIHNQLYKWRQVLVKEGYVSNTKAISMKTMTWVISFPALFAFAGKTGRWAMKNLPFLVNNKLNPWYKAREMPVPPKESFRDWYVKNRGQK is encoded by the coding sequence ATGAAAGACCACGCAGCGTTATCCGAAGAATTCAATATTGACGAGCCCAGGGTAAACTGGCATGATGAGACGTTATGGCTTATCAGGCAGAAACGTGATAAGGCAGTCCATGGAATTCCTGAATGGGAATGGCTGCGTGAAACGGCTTCACAGGTAAAGAACAATGTTCTTTCTAACCTGAGCGCCTATCTTGAACAGTTTGAAGCGAATGCACTTGCTAATGGCGTTTTCGTTCATTGGGCCGCCGATGCGAATGAGCACAACGAAATCATCCACTCTATTCTCAGAAAACATCAGGTGGAAAGGATGGTTAAAAGCAAGTCGATGCTTACTGAAGAGTGCCATCTGAATGACTACCTAACAGAGAATGGAATCGAAGTGATCGATTCCGATCTTGGCGAGCGGATCGTTCAGTTAGGAAATGAGCATCCCAGCCATATTGTGCTTCCCTGCATTCATAAAAAGAAGGAGGAAATAGGCGATCTCTTCCATAAATACTTGGGAACGGCGGCTGGAGAATCTGACCCGCAAATTCTTACTGAGGCGGCGAGGCAGCATCTCAGGGAAACATTCCTCACCCGCAAAGTGGCGCTTACAGGGGTAAACTTTGCCGTCGCCGAAACGGGCGAATTTGTGGTTTGTACGAATGAAGGCAATGCCGATATGGGCGCACATCTCGCTGATGTACATATAGCCAGTATGGGAATAGAAAAGATCATTCCCGAAAGAAAGCATTTAGGAGTATTCCTTCGTCTGCTCACACGAAGCGCTACCGGACAACCTATTACTACATATTCCAGCCACTTTAAAAGTCCCCGGCAGGGACAGGAAATGCATATTGTGCTGGTTGACAACGGGCGCAGCAGGCAACTGGGCCGGGAGAACTTCAGGAACTCCCTTAAATGCATTCGTTGCGGCTCATGCATGAACACCTGTCCCGTTTACCGAAGAAGCGGTGGACATAGTTATCACTCTGTGATCAGCGGACCGATTGGCTCTATTCTGGCCCCTAATCTGGATATGAAAGAATTCGCTGATCTGCCTTTTGCGTCAACGCTGTGTGGTTCCTGTTCTAATGTATGCCCGGTTAAAATAGACATCCACAATCAGCTATATAAATGGCGTCAGGTACTTGTGAAAGAGGGGTACGTAAGCAATACGAAAGCCATAAGTATGAAAACAATGACCTGGGTAATCTCTTTTCCTGCGCTATTCGCTTTTGCGGGTAAAACCGGGCGATGGGCGATGAAAAACCTGCCCTTTTTAGTAAATAATAAACTGAATCCCTGGTATAAAGCACGTGAAATGCCTGTACCCCCGAAAGAGTCGTTCAGAGACTGGTATGTTAAAAACCGGGGCCAGAAATAA
- a CDS encoding TIM barrel protein, with translation MKIERYQIEEHNTNLSQDHKRRFEFLAQDISRAEEIIQKLIKFQIAIPSWALGTGGTRFGRFSGGGEPGNLEEKMEDIGLLHQLNQSSGAISLHIPWDIPENAQAVKALAAQYGLRFDAMNSNTFQDQPDQKLSYKFGSMQHVDKAVRKQAVDHNIEVIRHGIELGSKSLTVWLADGSCFPGQLNFRKAFENTLESLQEVYAALPDDWKVFVEYKAFEPNFYSTTVGDWGQSLLYANKLGPKAYTLVDLGHHLPNANIEQIVSLLLMEGKLGGFHFNDSKYGDDDLTAGSIKPYQLFLIFNELVAGMDAKGMDHATGLGWMIDASHNVKDPLEDLLQSVEAIMMAYAQALLVDADALERARQENDVVRCQEILQNAFRTDVRPLVAEARLRSNAAINPVQLFRELKVREKLIAERGVKTVATGL, from the coding sequence ATGAAAATCGAGAGGTACCAGATCGAAGAGCACAATACAAATTTGTCTCAGGATCATAAGCGGAGGTTCGAATTCCTGGCACAGGATATTAGCCGTGCAGAAGAAATTATTCAGAAATTAATAAAGTTTCAGATTGCTATACCAAGCTGGGCTTTGGGTACCGGCGGTACGCGTTTTGGAAGATTTTCAGGAGGTGGAGAGCCGGGAAACCTCGAGGAGAAAATGGAAGATATAGGTTTATTACACCAGTTAAACCAGTCGAGCGGTGCAATTTCTCTTCATATTCCATGGGATATTCCTGAAAATGCCCAGGCTGTAAAGGCGCTTGCCGCGCAATACGGTTTACGCTTCGATGCCATGAACTCCAATACCTTTCAGGATCAGCCTGACCAGAAGCTCAGCTATAAGTTCGGATCTATGCAACATGTAGATAAAGCAGTCAGGAAGCAGGCTGTGGACCATAATATCGAAGTAATAAGACATGGTATTGAGCTTGGATCAAAATCACTTACAGTTTGGCTTGCCGACGGATCTTGTTTTCCTGGACAGCTAAACTTCAGAAAAGCGTTCGAAAATACACTTGAAAGCCTTCAGGAAGTGTACGCGGCTTTGCCGGATGACTGGAAAGTGTTTGTTGAGTATAAGGCATTTGAACCTAACTTTTATTCTACAACGGTTGGCGACTGGGGTCAGTCTTTGTTATATGCAAACAAACTTGGTCCTAAAGCGTATACGCTGGTCGATCTCGGCCATCACTTGCCAAATGCCAACATAGAACAGATTGTCTCCCTGCTGCTGATGGAAGGCAAGCTTGGTGGCTTTCATTTTAACGATTCAAAATATGGTGATGATGATCTCACCGCCGGAAGTATCAAGCCATACCAGTTATTCCTTATCTTTAATGAGCTGGTAGCCGGAATGGATGCCAAGGGAATGGATCATGCTACCGGATTAGGCTGGATGATCGATGCCTCTCATAATGTAAAAGATCCTCTGGAGGATTTGTTACAGTCGGTAGAAGCTATCATGATGGCTTACGCCCAGGCGCTTTTAGTGGATGCAGATGCTTTAGAACGGGCACGGCAGGAAAATGATGTCGTTCGCTGTCAGGAAATTCTTCAGAACGCATTCCGCACGGATGTTCGTCCTCTGGTTGCCGAAGCAAGGTTAAGAAGTAATGCCGCTATTAATCCTGTTCAGTTGTTCAGGGAGCTGAAAGTGAGGGAGAAGCTGATTGCTGAACGTGGGGTGAAAACAGTAGCAACGGGACTATAA
- a CDS encoding (Fe-S)-binding protein, with amino-acid sequence MTVGLFIPCYVDQFYPQAGIATLQLLERLGVDVVYPPKQTCCGQPMANSGFSHLTQDCDDLITESFAEFDYVVVPSGSCALHIKDHLHSDKHPDDARHLRTKVYELVEFLTDILKVKDLKARFPHKVGVHQSCHGLRGLHLSQMSELVAPPFSKPEQLLNMVEGIELIPLSRVDECCGFGGTFCVAEEAVSAKMGKDRVADHISHGAEYITGADLSCLMHMEGILRRQKSNVKVMHIAEILNSL; translated from the coding sequence ATGACAGTCGGGTTATTTATACCCTGTTATGTAGATCAGTTTTATCCTCAGGCAGGCATTGCGACTTTACAGCTTCTCGAAAGGCTGGGAGTTGACGTTGTTTATCCTCCAAAGCAAACCTGTTGCGGACAGCCAATGGCCAATTCCGGCTTTTCTCATCTCACACAGGACTGTGATGATCTCATTACAGAGAGTTTTGCGGAGTTCGATTATGTAGTTGTACCTTCGGGAAGTTGTGCCCTGCACATTAAAGATCATCTGCATTCGGATAAGCATCCAGACGATGCCAGACATTTACGCACTAAGGTGTACGAACTGGTGGAATTCCTGACAGATATATTAAAGGTAAAAGATCTGAAGGCCCGGTTTCCGCACAAGGTTGGTGTTCATCAAAGCTGTCATGGCTTAAGAGGTCTCCATCTTTCGCAGATGAGTGAGCTGGTAGCCCCTCCGTTCTCTAAACCCGAACAGCTATTAAATATGGTGGAAGGGATCGAATTGATCCCTCTCAGCCGCGTCGATGAGTGCTGCGGTTTCGGCGGAACGTTTTGCGTGGCCGAAGAAGCCGTGTCTGCCAAGATGGGCAAAGATCGTGTCGCCGACCATATCAGTCATGGTGCAGAATATATTACTGGCGCCGACCTTTCCTGCTTAATGCATATGGAAGGTATTTTGCGCCGGCAAAAGAGTAACGTAAAGGTGATGCATATCGCTGAAATTTTGAATAGCTTATGA
- a CDS encoding bifunctional aldolase/short-chain dehydrogenase: MSIVTDFKHVNYLWNDEDAARLEGDEVALLIYRSNLLGADLRLTNYGGGNTSCKTIEKDPLTGAETEVMWIKGSGGDIGTLKRSGLAGLYVERLRNLENVYRGVEHEDEMVELFNHCIYDLKSKAPSIDTPLHGFLPFKHIDHLHPDAAIAIAAAKDGKKITEELFGGTIGWVDWQRPGFDLGLQLRRCLEENPGIRGIMLGSHGLFTWGDTAYQCYVNSLEVIEACARFLEENYGKKGLVFGGQRIESANPEKRRQQAAAIAPVLRGFCSSERHMAGHFTDDVRVLEFINSRDLDRLAPMGTSCPDHFLRTKISPLVLNLEPDADLSDVQLLKEKLSPAFEAYRKMYAEYYESCKHENSPAIRDSNPVVILYPGIGMFTFSKDKQTARVAAEFYTNAINVMKGAEAISEYTSLPRQEAFDIEYWLLEEAKLQRMPKPKPLSGRIALVTGSAGGIGKAIAKKFIEEGACVVINDNDAGRLETAKTDFASHYGKDAFAAVLLDVTDTTKISAAFDEAALAFGGVDIVVNCAGLSISKPIEEHTEKDWDILYDVLVKGQFLVTQKGVEVMRKQALGGDVLNIVSKNALVSGPNNAGYGSAKAAQLHLSRLNAAELGKDGIRVNVVNPDAVISDSKIWESGWAEGRAKAYGVTVAELPAYYAKRTLLNKIILPEDIANACFAFVGGLMDKSTGNVLNVDGGVAMAFVR, from the coding sequence ATGTCTATAGTAACAGATTTTAAACACGTTAATTATTTGTGGAATGATGAAGATGCCGCAAGGTTAGAAGGGGATGAAGTAGCGCTACTGATCTATCGTTCGAACCTGCTGGGAGCAGATCTTCGTCTCACTAATTACGGAGGAGGAAATACATCCTGTAAGACTATTGAAAAGGATCCGCTCACAGGAGCAGAGACCGAAGTAATGTGGATTAAAGGGTCGGGTGGTGATATCGGTACTTTAAAACGAAGCGGCCTGGCGGGATTATATGTTGAAAGGTTGAGAAACCTCGAGAATGTTTATCGTGGTGTTGAGCATGAGGATGAAATGGTAGAGCTTTTCAATCATTGCATTTACGATCTCAAATCAAAAGCTCCTTCTATTGACACACCCCTGCACGGATTTTTGCCTTTCAAACATATAGACCATCTGCACCCTGATGCTGCCATTGCGATAGCAGCGGCGAAAGATGGGAAAAAAATTACAGAGGAGCTCTTCGGAGGAACGATCGGCTGGGTTGACTGGCAAAGGCCTGGTTTTGATCTTGGACTGCAGCTGAGGCGCTGTCTTGAAGAGAACCCTGGTATTCGTGGCATTATGCTTGGCTCTCATGGATTATTTACCTGGGGAGATACTGCGTATCAATGTTATGTAAATAGTCTTGAAGTAATAGAGGCTTGTGCCCGGTTTCTTGAAGAGAACTATGGTAAAAAAGGACTTGTTTTTGGGGGACAGCGGATAGAAAGTGCCAATCCGGAAAAACGTCGGCAGCAAGCTGCGGCTATTGCTCCTGTATTAAGGGGTTTTTGCTCAAGCGAGCGACACATGGCTGGTCACTTTACGGATGACGTGCGGGTGCTGGAGTTTATTAATTCAAGGGACCTCGACAGACTGGCTCCTATGGGTACCAGTTGTCCCGACCATTTTCTGCGCACCAAGATCAGTCCTCTTGTATTAAACCTTGAGCCTGATGCTGATCTGTCGGACGTGCAATTACTTAAAGAAAAACTTTCTCCTGCGTTCGAGGCCTACAGGAAGATGTATGCCGAATACTATGAAAGCTGTAAGCATGAAAATAGTCCGGCCATCCGCGACTCTAATCCCGTTGTTATCCTTTATCCGGGAATTGGAATGTTTACGTTCTCAAAGGATAAACAAACAGCAAGGGTCGCCGCCGAGTTCTACACCAATGCCATCAACGTGATGAAAGGGGCAGAGGCCATCTCTGAGTACACCTCCCTTCCACGTCAAGAAGCTTTTGATATTGAGTACTGGCTCCTCGAAGAAGCCAAACTGCAAAGAATGCCTAAACCTAAGCCTTTATCCGGAAGGATCGCTTTAGTGACAGGCAGCGCCGGAGGTATTGGCAAGGCTATAGCCAAAAAATTTATTGAGGAGGGAGCCTGTGTAGTGATTAACGATAACGACGCCGGTCGTCTTGAAACAGCTAAAACAGATTTTGCCAGCCATTATGGAAAAGATGCATTTGCTGCAGTCCTTTTAGATGTTACGGACACAACAAAAATAAGCGCGGCATTTGATGAAGCGGCTCTTGCTTTCGGCGGAGTGGATATTGTGGTTAATTGTGCTGGTCTTTCGATATCAAAACCGATTGAGGAGCATACAGAAAAGGATTGGGATATTTTATACGACGTGCTGGTTAAAGGTCAGTTCCTTGTAACTCAGAAAGGAGTTGAAGTGATGCGGAAGCAAGCCCTCGGAGGAGATGTATTGAATATCGTCAGTAAGAATGCCCTTGTATCAGGGCCTAATAATGCGGGGTATGGATCTGCGAAAGCGGCTCAGCTGCATTTAAGCCGATTGAATGCAGCAGAATTAGGTAAGGATGGAATCCGTGTAAATGTGGTAAATCCCGACGCTGTAATTTCCGATAGTAAGATCTGGGAAAGCGGTTGGGCCGAAGGAAGAGCTAAAGCTTACGGTGTTACCGTAGCCGAGCTTCCTGCTTATTATGCAAAACGGACTTTACTAAACAAAATAATTCTTCCGGAAGATATAGCCAACGCTTGTTTTGCTTTTGTTGGAGGTTTGATGGATAAATCAACAGGCAACGTGCTGAATGTAGATGGTGGAGTTGCAATGGCATTTGTAAGATAG
- a CDS encoding DUF3347 domain-containing protein codes for MKKNPLMKGLLASGLILAFTAVTACSSDGSKHQSSHSEKEHATESAAGPEFSDAKVKAVYSHYVHVKNALISADAKEAATGGAALKTALLNIGNTKAADLAGKIAGAKTITEQREKLDALTAEVEKVVKSAKITGGKIYKQHCPMANGGKGGYWLANESSVRNPYYGDDMLSCGTVEEEIK; via the coding sequence ATGAAAAAGAATCCATTAATGAAAGGCCTTTTGGCAAGCGGCCTGATTTTAGCGTTTACAGCAGTGACGGCCTGTTCTTCTGATGGCAGCAAACATCAGAGCTCACATTCTGAAAAGGAGCACGCCACGGAGAGTGCCGCAGGACCTGAATTCAGCGACGCAAAAGTAAAAGCCGTTTATTCTCATTATGTACATGTAAAAAATGCACTAATAAGCGCAGATGCAAAAGAAGCCGCAACTGGCGGAGCTGCGTTGAAGACAGCGCTTTTAAATATAGGTAATACAAAGGCCGCAGACCTAGCCGGCAAAATTGCCGGTGCCAAAACGATAACAGAACAACGTGAGAAACTCGACGCATTGACCGCTGAAGTAGAGAAAGTTGTAAAATCAGCGAAGATCACAGGAGGGAAAATATATAAACAACACTGCCCCATGGCAAATGGAGGCAAGGGCGGTTACTGGCTTGCCAATGAGTCGTCTGTTCGCAATCCGTATTACGGCGACGATATGCTAAGTTGTGGAACAGTAGAAGAAGAGATTAAATAG
- a CDS encoding LutC/YkgG family protein: protein MSSREKILALVKANQPSLTSLPSLDIPVDVHLDLVENFTFIATNIGSRVMEVSGFDEIKETIAKLFLPGRIVSSFPELADIAEIQLTDPDPHSLANVNLAVLGAELGVSENGALWLSENNMMQRVLPFICQHLALVVNKKSIVANMHEAYRVLGNNNPGFGAFIAGPSKTADIEQSLVLGAHGPRSMTVFLI, encoded by the coding sequence ATGTCGAGCAGAGAAAAAATACTAGCATTAGTAAAGGCTAATCAGCCTTCCTTAACGTCACTGCCATCGCTGGATATTCCTGTCGATGTACATTTGGATCTAGTAGAGAATTTTACTTTTATAGCCACCAATATCGGAAGCAGAGTGATGGAGGTAAGCGGCTTTGATGAAATAAAGGAGACGATAGCGAAGCTTTTTTTACCCGGGCGGATCGTGTCGTCATTTCCTGAATTAGCGGATATCGCAGAAATACAACTCACAGATCCGGATCCTCATTCCTTAGCTAACGTCAATCTTGCTGTTCTCGGAGCGGAACTCGGCGTTTCAGAAAACGGGGCTTTGTGGCTGTCTGAGAACAATATGATGCAACGGGTGCTTCCCTTTATCTGTCAGCATCTTGCCCTCGTTGTGAATAAAAAAAGCATAGTAGCGAACATGCACGAAGCTTACCGGGTTTTAGGCAACAATAACCCAGGCTTTGGGGCCTTCATCGCAGGGCCATCGAAAACGGCTGATATTGAACAGTCACTTGTGCTCGGAGCACATGGCCCGAGAAGTATGACGGTTTTTTTGATCTGA
- a CDS encoding FGGY-family carbohydrate kinase, with the protein MAIPVIAVFDVGKTNKKVFFFDEQYKIVLERSVRFEETVDEDGDPCEDINLLASWVKERLRELASLKEFDLKAVNFSAYGASFVHIDENGDPVTPLYNYLKSYPEELKKQFYGQYGGELKMSTETASPVLGSLNSGMQLYRLKHEKPELFKKIEYSLHLPQYLSYLITRKAYSDITSIGCHTGLWDFSKKDYHRWVKEEGIIEKLAPLYPSDAALEVRAEGKKYFTGVGLHDSSAAFIPFITSFQKPFVLLSTGTWCVSLNAFNSSPLTEEELKNDCLCYISFRENFVKASRLFAGNEHEQQSKRIASHFNVATGFYNRMLYNSEIAARLKAESDIVEPARHSGDLITSGFENRDLSLFTSKEEAYHQLIMDLLKMQTKSTKLVLNGTSVRRIFVDGGFSRNPVYMNLLAAALPEMEVFAASVAQATSIGAALALHNHWNSNPLPSSIIDLKYYSASELTI; encoded by the coding sequence ATGGCAATTCCTGTTATAGCAGTATTTGATGTTGGTAAAACCAACAAAAAGGTGTTCTTTTTTGATGAACAATATAAGATCGTATTAGAAAGATCTGTCCGGTTTGAAGAAACGGTGGATGAAGATGGTGACCCCTGTGAAGATATCAATCTACTTGCATCCTGGGTCAAAGAAAGACTTCGGGAGCTGGCTTCTCTCAAAGAATTTGATCTGAAAGCGGTAAACTTTTCGGCGTATGGGGCAAGTTTTGTTCATATTGACGAAAACGGCGATCCGGTCACTCCTCTTTATAATTATCTGAAGTCATACCCTGAAGAGCTCAAAAAACAGTTCTATGGTCAGTATGGAGGGGAATTAAAGATGTCGACAGAAACCGCTTCGCCGGTGCTCGGCAGTTTGAATTCCGGTATGCAGTTATACCGGTTAAAACATGAAAAGCCGGAACTCTTTAAAAAGATTGAATATTCGCTTCATCTCCCGCAATACCTTAGTTACCTGATTACACGTAAAGCATACAGCGATATTACAAGTATCGGCTGCCATACAGGTTTATGGGATTTTTCAAAAAAGGACTATCACCGCTGGGTAAAAGAGGAGGGCATTATTGAAAAGCTTGCTCCCTTGTATCCATCAGACGCAGCACTCGAGGTGCGGGCCGAAGGCAAAAAGTATTTTACAGGGGTTGGTCTTCACGACAGTTCAGCCGCTTTCATTCCCTTCATCACAAGTTTTCAGAAACCCTTTGTGTTGCTTTCCACGGGTACATGGTGTGTTAGCTTAAATGCATTTAATTCTTCACCGCTGACAGAAGAAGAACTGAAGAACGACTGCCTTTGCTACATCAGCTTCCGGGAAAACTTCGTAAAGGCATCTCGCCTGTTCGCCGGAAACGAGCATGAGCAGCAAAGTAAAAGAATAGCATCCCATTTTAACGTGGCAACCGGTTTTTATAACCGAATGCTGTATAATTCTGAAATAGCCGCCCGCCTGAAGGCTGAAAGTGACATAGTTGAACCTGCACGGCATTCGGGCGACCTCATTACCTCCGGTTTTGAGAATCGCGACCTCTCCCTATTTACGTCAAAGGAAGAAGCCTACCATCAGTTAATTATGGACTTGCTGAAAATGCAGACAAAGTCGACAAAATTAGTGTTAAACGGAACTTCTGTAAGACGTATATTTGTTGATGGAGGATTTAGCAGAAATCCGGTATATATGAACTTGCTGGCTGCGGCACTTCCTGAAATGGAGGTTTTTGCTGCTTCGGTAGCTCAGGCCACTTCTATTGGTGCCGCCCTTGCCCTGCATAATCACTGGAATTCAAATCCGCTTCCCTCCAGCATTATAGACTTAAAGTATTATTCAGCATCAGAATTAACAATATGA
- the rhaT gene encoding L-rhamnose/proton symporter RhaT has translation MQVIFGVIFHFIGGFASGSFYIPYKKVKGWAWESYWIVGGIFSWLIVPPLAAYLTIPGFADIIRGTDGGILWITYFFGVLWGIGGLTYGLGVRYLGVSLGSSIILGLCSIFGALIPSIYYDLFPKEGKDTFSMLLHTTWGQMVLIGIVVCIAGIIICGKAGTMKEKELTQDERDGGNKEFNIALGLFVSIVSGVLSACFNFGLEAGKPMAEVANSIWKSSNPGKGEFLFQNNVTYVVVLWGGLTTNLIWCMILNARNKTFGDYTNTKTPILRNIAFSALAGTTWFLQFFFYGMGESKLGNGASSWILHMAFIILVANVWGLVLKEWRSVSRKTYATVVAGILIIILSVLIVGYGNSLK, from the coding sequence ATGCAAGTAATCTTTGGAGTAATTTTTCATTTTATCGGAGGCTTTGCCTCAGGCAGTTTTTACATACCGTATAAAAAAGTTAAAGGCTGGGCATGGGAAAGTTATTGGATAGTAGGAGGTATCTTTTCATGGCTTATTGTTCCCCCTCTTGCTGCATATCTCACTATTCCCGGATTTGCAGACATTATCAGGGGCACAGATGGGGGTATTCTCTGGATCACTTATTTCTTCGGAGTGCTTTGGGGTATTGGAGGCTTAACTTATGGCCTTGGAGTACGTTATCTTGGTGTTTCGCTGGGTAGCTCCATTATACTTGGTCTTTGTTCTATCTTCGGGGCTCTTATTCCATCTATCTATTATGATCTTTTTCCAAAGGAAGGGAAGGACACTTTTTCTATGCTGCTCCATACCACCTGGGGACAGATGGTATTAATTGGTATAGTGGTGTGTATTGCGGGGATTATAATTTGCGGAAAAGCAGGGACAATGAAGGAGAAGGAGCTTACGCAAGATGAGCGTGATGGGGGAAATAAAGAATTCAATATTGCTCTTGGATTATTTGTTTCAATTGTATCGGGTGTGCTAAGCGCCTGCTTTAATTTCGGTCTGGAAGCTGGTAAGCCAATGGCTGAAGTTGCCAATTCGATTTGGAAGAGCTCAAATCCGGGGAAGGGGGAGTTTTTATTTCAGAACAACGTTACCTATGTTGTGGTGCTCTGGGGAGGACTGACGACCAACCTCATCTGGTGTATGATCCTGAACGCCCGCAACAAAACTTTTGGTGACTATACGAATACTAAAACGCCAATACTTCGCAATATTGCTTTTTCAGCACTGGCGGGTACTACCTGGTTCCTGCAATTTTTCTTTTACGGGATGGGCGAGAGCAAGCTCGGAAACGGCGCAAGCTCATGGATCCTGCATATGGCGTTTATTATACTCGTGGCCAATGTATGGGGATTGGTGTTAAAAGAGTGGAGATCAGTAAGCCGCAAAACCTATGCTACGGTAGTAGCTGGTATACTGATTATCATCTTGTCTGTATTAATCGTTGGTTACGGTAATTCATTAAAGTAG
- a CDS encoding efflux RND transporter periplasmic adaptor subunit — MKKILFLSVCILLAVLTACKNKEQGHAHQHASSEKYTCPMHPQVVQDGPGTCPICKMDLVPIRNNGAKGELQLSQRAVQLANIKTVKTGKGQFQASKVLNARIVNNPELSEAVSSRYSGRIEKLFVKETGYAVAAGQALFQIYSEQLQSLQQDYLLQVRQSEAFPGEKIYKDLKVAAAKKLGLFGFTQAQIRELVRNNRTSPFITVYSPASGIVNELMVSEGQYVSEGMSVMRLENYSSLWVEADIYPNESAVVKIGNVVKVRVNGLSGQEQESKIDFIAPQLNASTQILTVRAPLRNSRNLLQPGMQAEVFLPLSGKEEAIKLPLNAVIRDGKGAHVWVMTGNNKFALRQVHTGKEDDASILIDSGLSGNEEVVISGAYLLYSEFTLKKG, encoded by the coding sequence ATGAAGAAAATATTATTTCTATCGGTATGTATTTTGCTTGCGGTGTTGACCGCCTGCAAGAATAAGGAACAGGGGCATGCACATCAGCATGCTTCCTCAGAGAAGTATACTTGTCCCATGCATCCTCAGGTGGTACAGGACGGCCCGGGTACTTGTCCTATCTGCAAAATGGATCTCGTACCCATCAGGAACAACGGCGCCAAGGGCGAGTTACAACTCAGCCAGAGGGCGGTTCAGCTTGCTAATATAAAGACGGTAAAAACCGGAAAGGGCCAGTTTCAGGCTTCAAAGGTGCTGAATGCGAGGATCGTAAACAACCCGGAATTGTCGGAAGCAGTATCAAGCCGTTATTCCGGCAGGATCGAAAAACTTTTTGTTAAAGAAACAGGCTATGCTGTTGCTGCCGGACAAGCGCTCTTCCAGATATATAGTGAACAGCTGCAATCGCTGCAGCAGGATTATTTACTGCAAGTAAGGCAATCAGAGGCTTTCCCGGGAGAGAAGATATATAAGGATTTGAAGGTGGCTGCTGCAAAAAAGCTTGGTTTGTTTGGTTTTACCCAGGCTCAGATCCGGGAACTTGTAAGGAATAACCGAACCTCTCCTTTTATTACCGTTTACTCTCCTGCATCGGGTATTGTAAATGAGTTAATGGTTTCTGAAGGACAGTATGTTTCGGAAGGCATGTCTGTTATGCGTCTTGAGAACTACAGCTCACTTTGGGTTGAGGCAGATATCTATCCAAACGAATCTGCTGTTGTAAAGATAGGTAATGTAGTGAAGGTAAGGGTAAATGGCCTTTCGGGCCAGGAGCAGGAGTCGAAGATTGACTTTATTGCTCCTCAGCTAAATGCCTCAACGCAGATTCTTACAGTAAGAGCGCCATTGAGAAATTCCCGGAATTTGTTACAGCCAGGAATGCAGGCCGAAGTATTTCTTCCCCTGTCGGGAAAAGAAGAAGCCATTAAACTTCCTTTGAATGCAGTAATACGCGATGGTAAGGGGGCTCATGTGTGGGTTATGACAGGAAATAATAAATTTGCTCTGAGACAAGTTCATACCGGAAAAGAAGATGACGCGTCAATCCTGATTGATTCAGGTTTGTCAGGCAATGAGGAAGTAGTTATCAGTGGGGCCTATTTGCTATATAGCGAGTTCACACTCAAAAAAGGATAA